Part of the bacterium genome is shown below.
ATGAGAAAGTGGGAAAGGGAGAAAGTGAGAAAGAGGGGAACTAATTTTCTCACCTACTCACTTTCTCCCCTTTCCACTTTCCCGGCTGTGCCTGTTGTTTCACTTCAGATGGTTAAATAGTTACTTTCTTTCTAATTATGGAGAGGGAAGTAGGATGAAATGTCCATTTTGCAATCAATTAGAGGATAAAGTTGTTGACTCAAGAGAAGTAGGGGAAGGCACAATTATCCGCCGAAGAAGAGAATGCTTAAATTGTGGCAAAAGATTCACTACTTATGAGCAACTACGCGAGAAGATACCTTTTATGGTGATAAAAAGAGATGGACGAGAAGAACCATTTGACCGCGAAAAGATAATTGCCGGCATTATGAAGGCATGTGAAAAAACCTCAATAGATACTGAAACAGCGGAAAGTATAATTGATGAAATTGAAAGTATTCTCAAGGATAAAGAGGAGAAAGTGATTAAGAGTCAAGAGTTAGGTGAGTTAATAATGGAGAGACTTCATTCCTTAGATGAGGTTGCATATTTAAGGTTTGCCTCTGTTTATAAACAGTTTAAGGATGCCGGGTCATTTACAGAGGAGATAAAAGAAAGTTTTGGTGGAGAAAAAAGGTAAATTATGTCTTTAGTCGTTTCTGTTCGAGTACCAGATGGAATTATTTTAGCCGCAGATAGTTTAATGACATTTCATACTCAGGCAGTTCCAAAAGAGGAGTTTGTCAAATGTCCTAAATGTGAAGCGAAAATACCACATTCTCTTGTTTCACCACCCCCACCAGTTTTGTCGCCAGGCTCATCAAATACGCAGAAATTATTCTGTATAAAGAAAAGAAATGTGGGAATAGCCGTATTTGGTATACCTTTTTTAAGCGGCAGAACGATAGAAAGCCACTTAAGAGATGTGGAGAAAAGAGTCTTTGAAAATGAAACAGTTGAGCGTGTAGCGGTAAAAGTAGAAGAATATTTCAAAGCAGAGTTGAATAAAGAGGTAGGTAATTTAGAAAACATCCCGGAGCGACAATTCCCATTGGGTTTCCAGGTTGCCGGGTATGATGAACAAGACCCATACATAGGCAAAACATTCTCTGTTGAAATAGGTAGAACTTCAAGAATAGAACCTTTACATACTAAAGGTTACGGATGCTCAATAAGTGGTGACCAGCGAGTAATTTTAAAACTATGGAAAGAAGACCCCAATATACCTTTACCAATGCCACCATTTCAACTTCTACCTTTACAGGATGCGATTGATTATGCCTTATTTCTCATTGAGACAACAATTGAATTTCAGAGATTTACACCAATGACTCCTACCTGCGGAGGAAATATTGATGTGGCAGTGATTACTCACCAGACAGGATTTCAATGGATTAAAAGAAAGGAATTAATAATAAAAGAACATTAGTAGGTGTAGGAGGGGAGGGGGATATTTTTTAAAGCCTGTAGCCATTTAATGGCTACAGGCTTTTTTGTAACCGTTTAGCCTTGCCCATCAGACTGGACAATATTAACTCAAAACTTTAAACTAATAGGTTCATTGAGATTTATTGCGACTGATGGAGAAGCCTTTTTGGTCTTAAGTTGTAGTTTTGAGCTTTGCGTTTTGAGATTTGAGTTATAAGGACATATGTCAGTTAAAATTGCAAAAGAAAGCGTTTGACTTTTTTCAGGATAGGTGTTATAATAACAATTAATGCCAAGATGGAGTAAGAATTAAATGGAGATAACAAATCCACATGATAGTTTCTTCAAAGAGATATTTTCAAAGAAAGAGAATGCATCTGATTTTATCAATAGCATTTTACCGGATGTTCTTAAGAAAAACCTTGATTTATCAACTTTGGAATTGGATAACAACTCTTATGTTAATGAGGAGTTACAAGAGAATTTTTCAGACATAGTTTATAATTGTGTTTACAAAAATAAGCATAAGATAAAGATTTCGCTTTTATTTGAACATAAAAGCAAGGTAGTTAAATACCCACATTTACAACTTTTGAAGTATATGTTGAGGATATGGGAGACAAATATCAAACAGAAGGAGGGTTTAATTCCCGTAGTTTCCCTTATTTTTTATCATGGTAAAAACAGATGGGTATTAAAGGATTTATCAGCTTATTTTAAAGGGATAGACGAGGTATTAATTCGTTATATTCCTGGGTTTAATTATTTATTGACAGATTTATCGAATTATAGTGATGAAGATTTAAGGGAGAGGGTGTTTTTTAATGTTAGTTTAAGGGTTGCCTTTTTAGTGATGAAGAATATATACGATGAGAGAAGATTGCGAGAACATATAGAGGATTTTCTACAGATAGGTCGGATGTATTACGAGGAGGAGAAAGGTTTAAAGTTTTTAGAGGCAGTGATAAGATATATTTACAACAGCACAGAGATTAAACCAGAGGAAGTGCTCGAAACAGTTAAGAAGATTTCAGAAAAGGGGGGTGAAATCACAATGACTACAGCCATGAGATTAAGGAAAGAAGGATTGCAAGAAGGATTGCAACAAGGATTGCAACGATTAATAGAGGTAGCTAAATCGATGTATAAAAAAGGGTTTAAGTTAGAGATGATTGCTGAAATAACCGGGCTTTCAGAAGAGGAAATAAAGAAGGTTGTAAGACTAGAGAATGAGAGATGAAAGATTGATATACTGAAAATCAATTGAATTT
Proteins encoded:
- a CDS encoding Rpn family recombination-promoting nuclease/putative transposase — protein: MEITNPHDSFFKEIFSKKENASDFINSILPDVLKKNLDLSTLELDNNSYVNEELQENFSDIVYNCVYKNKHKIKISLLFEHKSKVVKYPHLQLLKYMLRIWETNIKQKEGLIPVVSLIFYHGKNRWVLKDLSAYFKGIDEVLIRYIPGFNYLLTDLSNYSDEDLRERVFFNVSLRVAFLVMKNIYDERRLREHIEDFLQIGRMYYEEEKGLKFLEAVIRYIYNSTEIKPEEVLETVKKISEKGGEITMTTAMRLRKEGLQEGLQQGLQRLIEVAKSMYKKGFKLEMIAEITGLSEEEIKKVVRLENER
- the nrdR gene encoding transcriptional regulator NrdR codes for the protein MKCPFCNQLEDKVVDSREVGEGTIIRRRRECLNCGKRFTTYEQLREKIPFMVIKRDGREEPFDREKIIAGIMKACEKTSIDTETAESIIDEIESILKDKEEKVIKSQELGELIMERLHSLDEVAYLRFASVYKQFKDAGSFTEEIKESFGGEKR